A genomic segment from Phragmites australis chromosome 6, lpPhrAust1.1, whole genome shotgun sequence encodes:
- the LOC133920448 gene encoding probable inactive leucine-rich repeat receptor kinase XIAO translates to MASVLLALSLLLLALRHTASSAPTATFPSDAAALASLKSAVSASSVPPFSCLASWNFARDPCAAFPCGLHCYAPANSSYLRVTAISLDPAGYSGALPAPVLSSLPFLASLSLADNRFHGALPAGVPLPPSLRVLDLSGNAFSGAIPVSLFSHASALQELYLSRNAFSGRIPPEVASLGALTRMDLQHNGLTGALPRMDAMRSLAHVDVSANALSGTLLDAPGRLPPSLVSVVARNNSFSGPLRATALAAVPALRVLDLTSNSLSGAVPGGAFAHPALQQLRLGSNQLDTVEEAPDGGASSQLVELDLSNNRLAGRLPGCLGTMPRLVAVALDRNRFVGVIPDQYAVRVAAEEATEQWVPFARLMLQGNYLCGALPSQMRQLKEGDAVVSLADNCLPRCPHKFFFCQGVPQKSHAACPKCDTAIHEEILLEMH, encoded by the coding sequence ATGGCCTCGGTATTACTAGCGCTGTCCCTTCTCTTGCTTGCGCTCCGGCACACGGCCTCGTCCGCGCCCACGGCCACCTTCCCGAGCGACGCGGCCGCACTGGCGTCGCTCAAGTCCGCGGTGTCCGCGTCCTCCGTCCCGCCCTTCTCCTGCCTCGCGTCGTGGAACTTCGCCCGCGACCCCTGCGCCGCCTTCCCCTGCGGCCTCCATTGCTACGCGCCGGCCAACTCCTCCTACCTCCGCGTCACGGCCATCTCGCTTGACCCCGCGGGCTACTCCGGCGCGCTCCCCGCGCCCGTTTTGTCCTCGCTCCCTTTCCTCGCGTCGCTCTCCCTCGCCGACAACCGCTTCCACGGCGCGCTCCCTGCAGGGGTCCCGCTGCCACCAAGCCTCCGCGTCCTCGATCTCTCTGGCAACGCCTTCTCCGGCGCGATACCGGTTTCGCTGTTCAGCCACGCCTCGGCGCTGCAGGAGCTCTACCTCTCCCGCAACGCGTTCTCCGGCCGGATACCGCCGGAGGTCGCGTCCCTGGGCGCTCTGACGCGGATGGACCTGCAGCACAACGGCCTCACGGGAGCTCTGCCTAGGATGGACGCGATGCGCTCGCTCGCCCACGTCGACGTGAGCGCCAACGCGCTGTCGGGCACGCTGCTCGACGCGCCCGGGCGGCTGCCGCCGTCTCTCGTGTCCGTCGTGGCGCGCAACAACTCTTTCTCCGGGCCTCTGCGGGCCACGGCGCTGGCCGCTGTCCCTGCACTCCGGGTGCTGGACCTCACGAGCAACTCGCTGTCCGGCGCTGTCCCCGGCGGCGCGTTCGCGCACCCGGCGCTGCAGCAGCTGCGGCTGGGATCCAATCAGCTCGACACGGTCGAGGAGGCGCCCGACGGCGGGGCGTCGAGCCAGCTCGTCGAGCTGGACCTCAGCAACAACAGACTCGCCGGGCGGCTGCCGGGATGCCTCGGCACAATGCCGCGCCTAGTGGCGGTCGCGCTTGACCGGAACCGGTTCGTCGGCGTCATTCCTGACCAGTACGCCGTCCGTGTCGCGGCCGAGGAGGCCACTGAACAGTGGGTGCCGTTCGCCAGGCTGATGCTGCAGGGGAACTATCTCTGTGGAGCCCTGCCGAGTCAGATGAGGCAGCTGAAGGAGGGCGATGCAGTCGTCAGCTTGGCGGACAACTGCTTGCCGAGGTGCCCGCACAAGTTCTTCTTCTGCCAAGGGGTCCCGCAGAAGAGCCACGCCGCGTGTCCAAAGTGCGATACTGCGATCCACGAGGAAATTCTTCTGGAGATGCATTGA